In Calderihabitans maritimus, the genomic stretch GTGGACTAGAGCGAGTAGCCATCCAGGTGCTTATGACCTCTATATGCCTAAATGCGAAGAAAATGGCGCAGAGGGCTAAATTAGAACCGGAAATCGCCGGAAAGATGATATAGATGATGATATAGATCAGGGAATACTGACTGCCAATATGATTGTAGTGACACGGATTTAGTCAAAATCAGGTAATCTCTGTAAGCCTACAGTTTCAACGGTTGCCGGGTTTTTCAGAGATCTCGTTATACCTACTCTTCTACACAGCTCGGCTACGGTTTCCTGACCCTTCAGGCCTTCCACGACAATTTCCATTTTGGCCTGGGCGGTCCAACGCTTACGTTTGTTGGGTGTTTTGATGTCGCTCATTCTTCATACCTCCTGACTTAACATTTCGGGATGAGCGGACGTCTTTCCTCCGTTAGGTAAGTGTCAACCCCTCCAC encodes the following:
- a CDS encoding transposase, giving the protein MERVFGEAKTWHRMMRARYRGLERVAIQVLMTSICLNAKKMAQRAKLEPEIAGKMI
- a CDS encoding transposase, with the translated sequence MSDIKTPNKRKRWTAQAKMEIVVEGLKGQETVAELCRRVGITRSLKNPATVETVGLQRLPDFD